In Clostridium sporogenes, one genomic interval encodes:
- a CDS encoding SufB/SufD family protein, which translates to MMNAIHRNLLKEVIGFHEIPIGAYNIRTNGKAVGRNTTENIDIVIKTDKPGIDIIIKPNTKNESVHIPVLLSESGFREMIYNDFYVGENSDVTIIAGCGIHNDGSEESEHNGIHSFFIGKNAKVKYVEKHYGTGDGSGKRIMNPTTIIEIDNGGYMEMDTVQIEGVNSTKRVTKATLKDSSTLVIQEKIMTHGNQTAETEFEVDLDGVNSSTNVISRSVAKDNSHQLFLSKINGNNKCAGHTECDAIIMDNASVRAIPEIAANCIDASLIHEAAIGKICGEQLIKLMTLGLTETEAEEQIINGFLK; encoded by the coding sequence ATGATGAATGCAATACATAGAAATTTATTAAAAGAAGTAATAGGATTTCACGAGATTCCCATAGGGGCTTATAATATTAGAACAAATGGAAAAGCAGTTGGAAGAAATACAACTGAGAATATAGATATTGTTATCAAAACAGATAAACCGGGAATTGATATCATTATTAAACCTAATACAAAGAATGAGAGTGTACATATACCTGTTTTATTAAGTGAGAGTGGTTTTAGAGAAATGATATATAATGATTTTTATGTTGGAGAAAATTCCGATGTAACTATTATTGCCGGTTGTGGAATTCACAATGATGGTAGTGAAGAATCTGAACATAATGGCATACATAGTTTTTTTATTGGTAAAAATGCGAAAGTAAAATATGTAGAAAAACACTATGGAACTGGTGATGGTAGTGGAAAACGTATTATGAATCCTACAACAATTATAGAAATTGATAATGGTGGTTATATGGAAATGGATACTGTACAGATTGAGGGGGTTAATTCCACAAAGCGTGTAACAAAGGCTACTTTGAAAGATAGTTCTACATTGGTTATTCAAGAGAAAATAATGACTCATGGAAATCAAACTGCTGAGACAGAATTTGAAGTGGATTTAGATGGTGTGAACTCTAGTACCAATGTAATATCAAGATCTGTAGCAAAAGATAATTCACATCAATTATTTTTATCCAAAATTAATGGAAATAATAAATGTGCAGGGCATACAGAATGTGATGCAATTATCATGGATAATGCAAGTGTAAGAGCAATTCCTGAAATTGCAGCTAATTGTATTGATGCAAGTTTGATTCATGAAGCAGCTATTGGGAAGATTTGTGGTGAACAGCTTATTAAGCTAATGACCTTAGGGCTTACCGAAACAGAAGCAGAAGAACAGATTATTAATGGATTTTTAAAGTAA
- a CDS encoding ABC transporter ATP-binding protein: MLELKNVSFGVKEDNLQKDILKNINLKIGEQFVVITGPNGSGKSTLAKLIAGIEKPTSGQIMFDGQDITDLSITDRANMGISFAFQQPIRFKGITVKDLITLASGENLSTANACKYLSEVGLCARDYIYREVNASLSGGELKRIEIAMIIARGTKLSVFDEPEAGIDLWSFNNLIQVFEKMYHKIHGSIIIISHQERILNIADQIVVIDGGEVKQVGKKDEILKGLLNSSKSCKFYKGE, from the coding sequence ATGTTAGAATTGAAGAATGTTTCTTTTGGGGTGAAAGAAGATAATTTGCAAAAAGATATATTAAAAAATATTAATTTGAAGATTGGAGAGCAGTTTGTTGTTATTACAGGACCAAATGGAAGTGGTAAATCTACTCTTGCAAAATTAATTGCTGGAATTGAAAAGCCAACTAGTGGACAGATTATGTTTGATGGACAGGATATTACAGATTTGAGTATTACAGACAGAGCAAATATGGGTATCAGCTTTGCATTTCAACAGCCCATTCGCTTTAAGGGAATTACCGTTAAAGATTTAATTACATTGGCATCAGGAGAAAATCTGAGTACAGCAAATGCCTGCAAATATTTATCAGAAGTAGGGCTTTGTGCAAGAGATTACATTTATCGTGAGGTAAATGCTAGTCTTTCTGGTGGAGAATTAAAAAGAATCGAAATAGCTATGATCATTGCAAGGGGTACAAAGCTTTCTGTATTCGATGAACCAGAGGCTGGAATTGACTTATGGAGTTTTAATAATCTGATTCAGGTATTTGAAAAAATGTATCACAAAATTCACGGCTCAATTATTATTATTTCCCATCAAGAAAGAATTTTGAATATTGCAGATCAGATTGTCGTAATTGATGGTGGTGAAGTAAAACAAGTTGGCAAGAAAGATGAAATACTTAAAGGACTATTAAATAGTTCTAAAAGTTGTAAATTTTACAAAGGAGAATGA
- a CDS encoding PTS sugar transporter subunit IIA — translation MFGFFKKEKKIFAPVVGRVLELSEVPDEVFASKLAGDGVAIECEDNTIVAPANGVISLIFKTNHAFGITSEDGTELLVHIGIDTVKLEGRGFERLLQEGDKVKVGDPIIKIDSEFIKSKGYSLITPVLITNPDNVKNIEYKTGFNAKSAQDILLTYTPK, via the coding sequence ATGTTTGGTTTTTTTAAGAAGGAAAAAAAGATCTTTGCTCCAGTTGTAGGGAGAGTATTAGAATTATCAGAAGTACCAGATGAAGTATTTGCAAGTAAACTAGCAGGAGATGGTGTTGCTATTGAATGTGAAGATAATACTATTGTGGCTCCAGCAAATGGAGTAATTTCTTTAATATTTAAAACTAATCATGCTTTTGGTATTACTTCAGAGGATGGAACAGAGCTTTTGGTTCATATTGGTATTGATACTGTTAAATTAGAAGGCAGGGGTTTTGAAAGATTATTACAAGAAGGCGATAAGGTTAAAGTAGGAGACCCTATTATTAAAATAGATAGTGAATTTATTAAATCTAAAGGATATTCTTTGATTACTCCTGTTTTAATAACAAATCCTGATAATGTTAAAAACATTGAATATAAAACAGGTTTTAATGCTAAAAGTGCACAGGATATTTTGCTTACTTATACTCCTAAGTAA
- a CDS encoding MATE family efflux transporter: MNKNREELINGNMLTLLLKLSIPGIIGMLVIGLYNLCDAIFVGKLVGETALAAVSISSPFTFINNCIAVLVGVGSSSILSRAIGSKDDKVINEILGNLILSVLVLSLAVTILGCLFSENLLRFSGATGEILKSGINYLRIVYIGSFFVNFSQSANMLIRGEGKMKEAMSIMALGAILNIILDPIFIKTLNFGVEGAAIATIIAQIIQALVTFIYFKRNKSILSVNKLKFAFDLMPEILSVGGSAAMMQLMYLVQQTALYKLTSIYGGDEQLVLMGVALRILMFTFIPIWGIGQGLQPIVGMNFGAKKYDRVKDAVKIFSIASTIFIGILWGFYMLKPRVVLSWFINDKTIIENGYEFFRLMFLTFPVSGLIVMSMTFFQSIGKGGKSALITILKQVILFMPIAIILTKIIGIKGTWLSSSVTDAMIFVLSLVLLAIEFKKLNNINSSENQNITYIK; encoded by the coding sequence ATGAATAAAAATCGTGAAGAATTAATCAATGGTAATATGCTTACATTGCTTTTAAAACTTTCTATTCCAGGCATTATAGGAATGCTAGTCATAGGATTATATAATTTATGTGATGCTATTTTTGTCGGAAAACTAGTAGGAGAAACTGCCTTGGCTGCTGTAAGCATATCCTCTCCATTTACTTTTATAAACAATTGTATTGCTGTACTCGTAGGTGTTGGTTCATCCTCAATTTTATCTCGAGCTATTGGATCAAAAGATGATAAAGTTATTAATGAAATTTTAGGAAATTTAATACTGTCCGTATTAGTATTATCATTGGCTGTAACTATATTAGGATGCTTATTTTCAGAAAATTTACTTAGATTTTCAGGAGCTACAGGAGAAATATTAAAATCAGGCATAAACTATTTAAGAATAGTTTATATTGGATCATTCTTTGTTAATTTTTCACAAAGTGCTAATATGCTCATAAGAGGAGAGGGAAAGATGAAAGAAGCTATGAGTATTATGGCATTAGGTGCGATATTAAATATCATTTTAGATCCAATATTTATAAAGACTTTAAATTTCGGCGTTGAAGGTGCAGCTATAGCTACAATAATTGCACAAATAATCCAGGCTCTAGTTACATTTATATACTTTAAACGTAACAAATCAATTCTATCAGTAAATAAATTAAAGTTTGCTTTCGATTTAATGCCAGAGATATTATCCGTAGGAGGTTCAGCTGCAATGATGCAACTTATGTATCTAGTACAACAAACTGCTTTGTATAAGCTCACCTCAATATATGGTGGTGATGAACAATTGGTATTAATGGGTGTAGCTCTTAGAATTTTAATGTTTACATTTATACCTATCTGGGGAATCGGACAAGGACTTCAACCTATAGTAGGAATGAATTTTGGAGCTAAAAAATATGATCGTGTTAAAGATGCTGTTAAAATCTTTAGTATAGCTTCTACTATCTTTATTGGAATATTATGGGGTTTTTATATGCTTAAACCTAGAGTTGTTTTAAGTTGGTTTATTAATGATAAGACTATAATCGAAAATGGATACGAATTTTTTAGACTTATGTTTTTAACCTTCCCAGTATCAGGACTTATAGTTATGTCTATGACATTTTTCCAATCAATAGGTAAAGGCGGGAAATCTGCACTAATAACTATTTTAAAACAAGTAATACTCTTTATGCCTATAGCTATAATTCTTACTAAAATTATAGGAATAAAAGGAACATGGTTATCTTCTTCAGTTACTGATGCAATGATATTTGTACTTTCTCTTGTTCTTTTAGCCATAGAATTTAAAAAATTAAATAATATAAATTCTTCAGAAAATCAAAATATAACTTACATTAAATAA
- the nagE gene encoding N-acetylglucosamine-specific PTS transporter subunit IIBC produces the protein MAKNSKILSKVQKLGKSLMTPIAVLPAAALLLRLGQPDIWSWVGSLPSGIPWMSTAGAAIFDNLSLIFAIGIAVGLAEENNGVAAISATVGFLVLTKVSLKFDDTINMGVLSGIIVGILSASLYNKYKNIKLPDYLGFFGGKRFVPIITSLYSLILGIVSGFVWPPIQNVINNFGNAVAGAGAIGAFFFGLFNRLLIPTGLHHILNTIFWFQFGTFKSPSGTIANGDLKRFFAGDPTAGTYMTGFFVIMMFALPAACFAMVKAAREENKKAVSGMLLGLAFTAFLTGVTEPIEFTFMFISPVLYAIHALLTGIALALTSALGIKCGFGFSASLIDYGLNFGISTKPLFIIPIGLIFAAIYYFLFLFFIKKFNLPTPGRELDSEVNTNINVDMPKKSGHSKLEDKAKGILNAIGNSENIDSIDACVTRIRLVVFDGSKINEAKLKELGANGIMKLDDKNFQIVVGTIADPLVSQMKLLMKK, from the coding sequence ATGGCAAAAAACAGTAAAATTTTATCAAAAGTTCAAAAATTAGGTAAATCCCTTATGACTCCTATAGCTGTATTGCCAGCAGCTGCCCTACTTCTTAGATTAGGACAGCCTGATATTTGGAGTTGGGTTGGTTCTTTACCAAGTGGTATTCCTTGGATGTCTACAGCTGGAGCTGCTATTTTTGATAACTTATCTCTTATTTTTGCTATAGGTATAGCTGTAGGATTGGCAGAGGAAAACAATGGGGTGGCTGCAATTTCCGCTACTGTTGGCTTTCTTGTTCTAACAAAGGTTTCTTTAAAATTTGATGATACCATTAATATGGGAGTCTTATCCGGTATAATTGTAGGTATATTATCTGCATCACTTTATAATAAGTATAAAAATATTAAACTTCCAGATTATCTAGGTTTCTTTGGAGGAAAACGTTTTGTTCCAATTATAACTTCTTTATACTCTTTAATTTTAGGTATTGTATCAGGATTTGTATGGCCTCCAATTCAAAATGTTATAAATAACTTTGGTAATGCAGTTGCAGGAGCTGGTGCTATTGGAGCATTCTTCTTTGGATTATTTAATAGATTGTTGATTCCAACCGGATTACATCATATTCTAAACACAATATTTTGGTTCCAATTTGGTACATTTAAAAGTCCGTCAGGTACCATTGCTAATGGTGACTTAAAAAGATTCTTCGCTGGAGATCCTACTGCAGGAACTTATATGACTGGATTCTTTGTAATAATGATGTTTGCTCTTCCTGCAGCCTGTTTTGCTATGGTCAAAGCTGCTAGGGAAGAAAATAAAAAAGCAGTTTCAGGTATGCTTTTAGGTTTAGCATTTACTGCATTCCTTACAGGAGTTACTGAACCAATAGAATTTACATTTATGTTTATTTCTCCTGTTCTTTATGCAATACATGCTTTGTTAACTGGTATAGCCCTAGCCCTTACATCAGCCTTAGGAATAAAATGTGGATTTGGATTTTCTGCAAGTCTTATAGATTATGGTCTTAATTTTGGTATATCAACTAAACCACTATTTATAATTCCCATAGGTTTAATATTTGCAGCAATATACTACTTTTTATTCTTATTCTTTATAAAAAAATTCAATTTACCTACACCAGGAAGAGAATTAGATTCAGAAGTTAATACAAATATCAATGTTGATATGCCTAAAAAAAGTGGACATTCTAAATTAGAAGACAAAGCTAAAGGAATACTAAACGCTATCGGTAATTCTGAAAATATTGATTCTATAGATGCTTGTGTAACTAGAATAAGACTTGTTGTTTTTGATGGAAGCAAAATAAATGAAGCTAAACTTAAAGAATTAGGCGCTAATGGAATTATGAAGCTTGATGATAAAAATTTCCAAATAGTGGTTGGTACTATAGCTGATCCTTTAGTATCTCAAATGAAACTATTAATGAAAAAATAA